Within the Marinobacter sp. SS13-12 genome, the region TATATGTCGATCATTGGTGCAGTACTGATTTTCAGCGGTGTAGGGGTGTTCTGGCTGCTGTTTGGTAACACCGGCAACTTCTGGACCGGTGCCATTGTCTGGTCCATCGTTCTGCATACGTCGTTTGTGCTGTGGGGGATGATCGCTCTGGCTCAGGCTATTGGGGACAAGCCTCCTTATTTTCCCGGGAAATATCGATAACAGCAGAGGTCTGGTTGCTGGTTGCGCAAAGCTTTCAGCTTAACCAGTGAAAGACCGCCAAACCTGTAACCACAACCGGTGCCCATGCCTGTGCAGCGAAGCGCCAACCAGCGGGTGCCTTGCGCATTTCCATGAAATGATCGACCAGCAGAAGCGCTTTCACGATGACCAGTGCAAACACCAGCCACACCAGAACGGAAGCGTCGGCGCCTGCCTGCAAGGCAATCACCGGCGTCATTGTGCAAACCATCAGGGCAATGTAGACCGCTAGCATTTGCTCTCCTCCTTACGCCAGCACATACAGCATCGGAAACAACACCAGCCACACCAGGTCCACCATGTGCCAGTAGGATGCACCGGACTCCATGCCGTTCATGTCGTCCCCGTTGTAGTCGCCCCGCTTAACCTTCACTGCCAGTACAACCAGAATGATCTGGCCCAGTATCACGTGCATGAAGTGAAAGAAGGTGAGGAAGAAATAGAACATGAAGAAGGTGTCGGTACCGAGGTTGTAGCCGCTGCCGTAGAGGTCTGCGTATTCCCAGAGTTTGCCGAAGGTGTAGATGCAGGAGGCTGCGATGGCGCCCCAGAGTAACAAGGTGATGCCCGGCTGGCGGTGGCGCAGGCGGTGGACGGCGACGGCTACCAGGTAGCTGGCGGTGATCAGACCGATGGTGTTGACCAGGCCGGTCCAGGGATGCAGTACCTGTCGGCCGGCGCTGAAGGTTTCCGGGTCGAGGCTGCGGGCGACGCCGAAGCCGATGAACAGGATGCCGAATACCGCCAGTTCCGCAAAGATAAAGAACCAGACCGCGAGGTCTCCGGGCAGGTGACGGGTTATCGGGTCGGAAGCTTGCATGGGGTTAGCGGGTCAGGTTCATGTAGAGTTTTGGCAGCTGCAGCGGCAGCTGCACCGGGTCCTTGATGACCACGAAATGGTTGCTGCCAAAGACATAGGGCAGGTATTCGTTGGCGTCGTCGTCGATGGTGACGCAGAAGGGGGTCAGGCCTGCTTTGTGGGCTTCCTGGACGGCCATTCGGGTGTCTTCCACGCCGTACCGGCCCTCGTACAGGTCCAGGTCATTGGGTTTGCCATCAGTGAGCAGGAGCAGGATTTTCTGATGTTCGTGGCGGCCCTGAAGCAATCGGGTGGCCTGCCGGATGGCGGCGCCCATGCGGGTGTAGTAACCGGGTTCCAGTGCCTGGATGCGGCCGCGGCTGATGTCATTGTAGGGCTCGTCGAACGCCTTGATGTGATGGAAGCGCACGTGGTCCCGGCGGCGTGACGAGAAGGCGAAAATCGCAAACGGGTCCCTGCTTGCCTGCAGGGCCTCGCTGAGCAGTTGCAAGCCGTCCCGGGCAATGTCGATGACCCGCTGGCTGTTGTTGATGAAGGTATCCGTGGACATCGAGATGTCCGCCAGGATCAGGCATGCCAAATCCCGCTGGTTCTGTTTGCAACGGCGAAACAGCTTCTGGTCGATGACCCCGGTGCCCCGGCGATGCTGGACTTCCCGTTCCATGCAGGCGTCCATGTCCAGTTCCTCGCCTTCGGTCTGCCGGCGTTCCCATTGCCGGAGTGGTTTCAGGGCACTGAACTGACGGCGCAGCCTCGTGGCAGATTGCGACAGGTGGTCCGGCAGCCTGGTCGGAATTGATTCCTTGCTCAGCATGGGCTGCAGGCAACAGAAATTTTCCCGGTAGCTCTGGCTGCGCCAGTCCCATTCCGGCAGATGGATGCCGGGCCCCAGGTGCAGGTCGTCGTTTTCTTCAGAGGGCAGGTCCAGATCAAACTTGATGGCGGAGGACGCCTCCCGGCGGTCTTTGGAGACAGAAATCATGTCCATGTCATCGGCCACGGCATCGGCATCGTCCTCTTTGGTATCGTCGCTGGCACGGTCTACGGGAATAAACTCGCTCCAGGAGAACAGGCTTTCCAGGCGGAACAGCATCAGGCCCTGGTCTTTGTCGAAGGCATCCACTCGTTCTGCACGCCGGCGCTTGCGTTTTTTAGCCAAGCCTCCCGGCGTCGACGTCAGGTTATCGTCACCAATGATCTGGCCGGTGACCTTGCCAAGCGCAAGGGTGGGATAAAGCCAGATGATAACCGGCCAGGGATCGGACTCCGCCCGGGGCAGGGTTTCTACGCTGCCAGGATCGATCAGTGCCCGGCGAATGGCCTCTTCGCGGCGCCCTTCGGCCGCTGGCAGGGAATCAGGGGTTGGGCGCCATTGCAGGGTGTGGCGCACCAGCCGCTGGTAAACCGGTTCCAGCCCCGGCCATGTGGCCAGCAGGGTCTGGACCATGGCCTGGTTGCCGGTCAGCCAGTCGGAATCGGTGAGCTCACCAAGAGAAGCCAGCGCCGCCAGCCAGAGGTACAGGTCACGGTTAACTTTTTTCGAGGGAAACAGCGCCAGGCGCTCTGGCAGTCGAAGGCTCTGTTCATCACGCCAGGCCAGTTCAAACTTTTTGTGGGTGCCCGCCAGTTTTTGCAGGAATCGGCGGCGGGTACGGAAATGTCGGGGTTCGGCGGTGACCAGGCTCAGCGCCGGGTCACCACCCAGCGCCCGAAACAGGACGCCCAGGGTTCGCGCTTCATCTTTCAGATGAACCGCGTGCTCCGGGAACTCGCCCATGGCTTGCCGGGTAATGTACTCGTGCCACTTGAAGCCTACCCACTCTTCCATTTCAACTCCTCAGGTTCAGGCGCTTTGCTGGCGTGGGGATGGATCAACCTGGCGAACCGGAATCAGAACGGTCTGTTTGCCAGGTTCACCGGGCTCCCAGCTCAGCAGGGAACCTTCCGGATTGTTCTTCTGCACCTCGCGGCAGGCGCTGACACACTGCAGGCACTGGGTGCAGGTGAACTTAGCCCGCTTGTGGCTTCGTGTAGGTAGCCGCATCGGGCAGGCTTCGTCGCAGGCTTTGGTGCAGTCGCGACAGGCAGCAGCCCGTTCGGTATCAAAAGTGACAACCTTGCCTTTGCCATTGGTCATCCAGGCGATGCTCTGGACCACCCCGAAGGCGCAGCCGTATTTGCAGAACAGATGTCGGGCGAACAGGAAATCAAGGGTGAACAGTGACGTGGCCACGGCCAGGAAAATGGCCGGGTAAAGCGCCAGGTTGCCAGTAACCAGATCCGTATATAAAGGGATTGGTGGTAACAGGTAAGACAGCATGGCCAGCGCCCAGGAGAAGCCGATCAGTGCGCATGCCAGTGTCAGGCCAGCCCAGTGCAGTGCCTTTCCCCTCCGGCCCTTTTTCAGTGCCTCATACAATGTGGGGCGGCCGGTAATCCGGGTCATCAAATGATTGATGGTTTCTACAACCGAAAAGTGCGGACAAAGCCAACCGCAATAAATCCGCCCCCACTTCCAGGCGATCCAGAGTACCAGCGGAACCAGGAGTGTAATGGGGAGTATGAACCAGAACAGGATCTGCCCGGCCACTTCGGCCGGTGAACTCTGGCTGACCCAGGCCAGCTCGAGATTGAATGAAAGGGGAAACCCGAAAAGTATGAAGTGGGTTTCCGTAAGATCGTATCGGAAAATATTGAGCACCGGCGCAAGCAGAAACAGCCCGAAGAAAGCGGTGCGTGTCAGCAACCGTTTCTTCTGGAGAGTGTCCTTGTTCGGGAGTGTCTGCTCATGCACGGTAAATGTCCGTTGGGGGGTAGGCAGGCCGGAGCGATGGGCCCCGGCCTGCGGTTACTATGCGTCCTGGGTGGCAGGCCCACGGACCTCTTCAGCGGGGGATGCTTGCCCCTGGATGAAGAAGCTGCCGAAGTACACCACCAGGCCAGCCATGAAGAAACAGCCGGCGATCAGGCGCGCCCAGTAGAACAGGGCAATGTTGTCCTGGGTTGCCATGAACGACAGTGCCTCACCACTTTCCGGAAGCCGCTGCAGCCAGACCTGCAATACACCGGCACCGGTCAGGAACAGCGTGATGAAGACCATGGAGATGGTCATCAGCCAGAAGCCCCACATCTCGACAATCTGCGCCGTATTGCTGTTGCCGTATGGCCGGCCACGCATGATCGGTACAGCGTAGGAGATGATGGTCAGCACGATCATTACGTAGGCCCCGTAGAAGGCCATGTGGCCGTGGGCTGCGGTAATCTGGCTGCCGTGGGTGTAGTAGTTCACCGGAGCGAGGGTGTGCAGGAAGCCCCAGACACCGGCACCCAGGAAGGCCATCACCGCGGTACCCATGGCCCACAACATGGCAGCCTTGTTGGGATGGTTGCGGCGCCGCCGGTTAATCATGTTGAAGGCAAAGATCACCATCATGAAGAACGGCAGCGGCTCAAGGGCGGAGAATACGGAGCCCAGCCACAACCAGTATTCAGGGGGGCCGATCCAGAAGAAGTGGTGCCCGGTACCGATGATGCCGGTAATCAGCGCCATGGCGATGATGACATAAAGCCACTTTTCAATGACTTCCCGGTCCACGCCGGTCAGCTTGATCAGCACATAGGCCAGTATGGCGCCCATGATCAGTTCCCAGACGCCTTCCACCCACAGATGCACCACGAACCACCAGAAGTACTTGTCCAGAGTCAGGTTGCCCGGGTTGTAGAAGGAAAACATCCACAGTGCCGCCAGGCCGATGAGGCCGGTAATCAGCACAATATTGACGACGGTTTTGCGGCCCTTCAGGGCGGTCATCATGATGTTGTAGAGGAACCCGACAACCACCAGTGCAATGCCTATCTTGGTGATGGTGGGTTGCTCAAGGAATTCCCGCCCCATCGTTGGCAGCAGTTTGTTCATGGTGACATCGGCCAGGGTGGCGTAGTCCACGAACAGGTAACCAAGAATGGTCAGGGTGCCGGCAACGGCGAAAACCCAGAACAGGATCCACGCCAGCAGCGGGCTGTGAAGCTCCGTTTGCGCTTCTTCCGGGACCATATAGTAGGTGGCCCCCATAAAGCCGAACAGCAGCCAGACAATCAGCAGGTTGGTGTGAACCATCCGCGCCACGTTGAAGGGGATTTCCGGAAACAGGAAGTCACCCACCACGTACTGGAGCCCCAGGATCAGCCCGAACAGTATCTGCCCGGCAAACAGAACCAGGGCAAAGATGAAGTAGGGCATCGCCACCCTTTGAGATTCGTATTTCATATCGGTGCCCTCAGCCTTCGATGTTGGGTGGCCAGTCGTTGTCGTCAATCTTCGATGTCCATTCCAGGAAGGCGGAAAGGTCTTCGATTTCCTGCACGGTCAGATTGAAATTCGGCATCTGCCGGCGGCCGGGCACATTGGTGGGCATGGAGTTCATCCAGGCATTCATATATGCCTTGAAGACTTCGCTGTTCCCACCGCCGCGGCGGTCGAATACATTGGCAAGTTCCGGCGCGAAGTACGCACCTTCACCCATCAGGGAATGACAACCGACACAGTTGTTGTTCTCCCAGACGTGCTTGCCACGAACCACCTGATCGGTGAGTTGGTCGCGGTTATCCCGCTCGGGCATTGCCCGCACCTGTGTGTCCAAAGTCAGGGCCAGAAACAACAGGATGAAGAATGCACTTCCTCCCAGATATATGTTCCTGGCCATGCTTTTGGTAAAGCGCTCGGCCATGGGTCTCTCTCCTTGGTCTTTTATGAAGTACCTGACTGCCCTGCTAGGATATAAAGATGCATCCCTAATGCTGTTGACCATTGTCAAGCATGTCGGGAGATTTCACCATTGCGCTGGGGAGTTACCTCTGGAGGGGTAGGTGATAGACTTCGCACCCTGTCTGTCCCTGAAAATGCTGTCTACATGGAGTGCTGATGGCCGCTGCGTTTGCTCTTTTTCTGAAGCTGATTCCGCTCTATGTAACGGTGACCCTCGGCTGGATTGCGGGTCGGTATCTGGAAGCGAGCGGCAAGCATATTGCCGGCATCATGCTTTATATCATGACGCCATCGGTGGTGTTTGCTGGCGTCATGGCGGCTCCTCTGTCGGCGGAAGTGATCCTGCTGCCGTTTCTGACGTTCACCATGTGTTGTGTCATCGGCTTTGTGCATCTGGTGATTGCCAAACGGATAATCACGGACGACAGTGCCAGTCTCATTCCACTGTCGGTGGGAACCGGTAATACGGGGTACTTCGGCATACCGGTAGCCCTGTTGTTATTCGGTCAGGAAGGGCTGGCGCTCTATATTGTGTGCATGCTGGGGACAACGCTGTTCGAGAATTCCGTCGGCTTTTACCTGGCGGCCAGGGGGCGTTACAGCCTGAAAGATGCCCTGGTGCGGGTCGCGAGGCTGCCGTCGGTATACGCGTTCGTTCTGGCGGTAATGTTGAATCTTTCGGGCTTCTCCATCCCCGATGTGTTCACGCCCCTGTTCGACAACCTGCGCGGGGCTTACAGCATCCTGGGCATGATGATTATCGGCATGGGCATTCTCAGTTTCCGCGGGCTGGCGGGCAATCTTCGCTTCACCGGCCTGGCCTTTTTCGGCAAATTCGTGTCCTGGCCGATAGCGGCCATGGCATTCTGGTGGCTGGACGCCAGCTTCTTCGGCATCTACAACCTTGCCGTGTACCAGGCGTTCTTCCTGATCTCCATAACGCCGATTGCCGCCAATACAGTGGTCATTGCCACGCTGCTGGATACCGCTCCGAAACAGGCCGCGGGCACGGCCTTGCTGAGTACGCTGTTCGCGCTGGCGTTTATCCCGGTGATGGTGGCGTTGGTTATCCCCTGACTGAAGGCTGATCCGTAATTCCGGTTCTCAGTCGTAATCCTGCAGGAGGCCGGCCATGTCGTCGGCGTGTTCCTCCTCGACTGCGAGAATCTCTTCCATCAACCGGCGTGTCGTCGGGTCCTTGTCGCCCAGGTACTGGATAATCTCGCGATAGCTGTCAATGGCGATACGTTCTGCCACCAGATCCTCTTCAATCATCTCCTTGAGCGTATCACCCTCGATGTATTCGGAGTGGCTGCGGGTTGACAGGCTGTCCGGTGAAAAATTCGGCTTGCCGCCCAGTTGGGCAATACGCTCGGCTATCTGATCGGCGTGCTCCTGTTCCTGCTGTGCGTGCTCGAGAAATTCCTGAGCGACGGCTTCAGCATTCAGCCCGTCAGCGGCGTAGTAGTGGTGTTTATAGCGCAGCACGCAGACGATCTCGGTAGCGAGCGCTTCGTTGAGAATCTTGATCACGGTTTCCCGGTCGGCCTTGTAGCCGTCGGTGATTGCACCGTCACGCATGTTTGCGCGGGCGCGTTCGCGGATGTTCTTGATGTCTGACAGAAACGGCTGCTTACCGCCGGCGGTATCCTTTGATGTGTTCATGTAAGGCTCCTTTTGACTGTTGGCGTGCAACGTTATCAATCTCTACGAAATAACCTTAGCACTCGATCAGAAGCAGTGCACTTTGAGAAGTTTCCGGAAAGCCTGTACGGATGCCTCTGTTCAGCCGTTATATGCCGCTGCAGCGACCTTTCCCTGGGCAATATCGCTGCGCGCATGGCGCACGACGCTGATGCCGGCGGTGATTGCGAGGCTGCCCATAATGGCGGCGACAATGAGGTCTGGCCAGGCTGTGCCAGTGCCGAAGACACCCAGGGCCGCCACCATCACTGCCACATTACCGATAGCATCGTTGCGACTGCACAGCCACACTGATCGCATGTCGGAGTCGCCCTCACGGAATTTGAACAGCATGATGGCAACGCCCATGTTGGCCACCAGAGCCAGTAAGCCGACGGCCCCCATGGTCAGTGGTTCCGGCGTGATGTCGTTTTGCATTACCCAGATGGCACGGCCCAGCACTGCGAAGCCGAACACGGTCATGGTTATGCCTTTCACCATTGCAGCCCGGCCACGCCAGAGCATGCCCATGGAAAGCACGGACAGCGAGAGCAGGTAGTTGGCACTGTCGCCGAAGAAGTCGATAGCGTCCGCGAGCAGCGACACAGAGCCGGACTGGAGGCTCGCGTAACCCTCTACCAGGAACATGGCCAGGTTGACCCACAGCGCAATCCACAAGGCTTTTCGGAAGCCCGGAGCGGGGGATTTTGGTTCGGGTGCGGAGCAGCTACACGCCATGAATACCTCCTGTCTGATGGATGTCTTCATTTAAGACCCTGTAGCTACTACAGAGTCAAAAGATGGCATGCGAACCGTTTTAACGCCCCCCGTGGGTGCCGGGGATATGGTTGTGATTACCGGCCCGTTGATCCACGGCAGGCTCTGAAGTCAATCCCCCGAGGATGCCGCACTCACTGACGGTACGGCCTTCCGAGCAGGCTCGCTGGAGTTGTTCAAGTGTGTCCTCAAGGCGCGCCAGCTCCTGCAGACGCTCGCGTACGTGGCTGAGGTGGCGGGCCAGAAGGGCATCGACCTCGCTGCAGTCTGCATCCGGCTGGTCGGCCAGGCGGATCAGTTCGCGGATTTCATCCTGGGCCATGTCCAGGTTGCGGCAGCGTTTGATGAAAAGCAGCCGGTCAAGGTGACTCTGCCGGTAGTGTCGGTAGCCGCTGGCCTGCCGCTCGGGCTCCGGCACCAATCCGATTTTCTCGTAGTAGCGGATGGTTTCCACCGGAATGCCGGTCGTTTTCGAGATTTCACCGATTTTCATGGTCGACTTCCTCTGGGCATCGATACAGTCACCCTGAGCCCTCCCCGTGTTCCGATACTGAATGACAGATTACCACCATAACGATCTGTGATTTCCCTGACGATGGCCAGTCCGAGCCCGTGCCCGGGCGTCTGTTCGTCCAGTCTTACGCCGCGGGTGCCCAGTGTTGGAAGCGCATCGACACCAACCCCTGGCCCGTCGTCTTCCACTTTAATGATCAGCTGTTCTGCGGATTCATTCAGAGACAGCTCGGCACTTTTCCTGGCCCATTTTCCCGCATTATCCACAAGGTTGCCCAGAATCTCGTTCAGGTCATGCTCTTCGATCGGCCAGCGGGTTTCCGGGCCCAGTTCGGTTTCCAGTTCGAAGTTCTTCTCCGGATACAGTCTGCCCAGCATCCAAAGCAGATCCCGTGCCTGGCTGACGGGTTTCGCGGCTTTGCCTGCCTGGGGGCCGGCAAACCGGCTGCGGCGCATTTCGCTTTCCAGCTGGCGGTCGATGTCAGAAAGCCGTTGGGCGAGCTGTTGTCGCATTTCCGGGTCCAGGGCGCGGGTGTCATCTTCAAGCACCTGCCGAATGGCGGAGACCGGTGTTTTTACGCTGTGAGAGAGATTGGCCAGTGCATCCCGGGATCGGGAAAGCCTCTGGTCCAGGGTGTCCAGGAGCAGGTTCAGCTGGCTGATCAACGGCTGGAACTCTGCAGGGGCGTCCACATCCAGTCGATTAATGGCGCCGGTTTGCAGCGACGTCAGGCCGTGCTGAATACGGTTCACGGAACTCAGGGAGAGTCGGATGGCCATCCAGATTGCCAGTATCAGCAGTACCAGCAGGATGGCGGAGACTACCGCCGTCCACAGGTGCAATTCCTGCTGGCTCTGCTGCAGGTGGCCCAGATCCTCAGCTACGACGATCACCACAATTTCACCGTTGAGGGTCAGAGCCTTGCGGTAGGCCAGAAAATCGGCGATGGAATCTTCGGGCTGGGGATCGGTTCTGTGGACAAGACCGGTTTCTACCTCGCTCAGCAGGGGTTCGAGCACCCGTGACCATTGGGCCGGGGAACTGTGTACCTGGCTCCCGATAAGAAGGGCAAAGGCGTGGTGAAACACTTCCTCAAAGTAATCACCTTCGGCAATGTTGCGGATCTCCTCCGGGCCAGACTGGCGCAACTGGTGTTCAAGGAAGGCCACTTCGTCCTGCAGCCGGTCTTCAACGAATCCCCGGGCCATACGCTCCAGCAACAGGCCATGGACAATCCAGGCCGCAACCATCAATGCGATGGCGGCGGGCAGCAGCAGGGTGAGCAGGCTTCTGCGGATGGAGCGTCGGGGGTCAATCCAGTGCATTGAAAATATATC harbors:
- a CDS encoding cytochrome C oxidase subunit IV family protein codes for the protein MLAVYIALMVCTMTPVIALQAGADASVLVWLVFALVIVKALLLVDHFMEMRKAPAGWRFAAQAWAPVVVTGLAVFHWLS
- a CDS encoding cytochrome c oxidase subunit 3, which translates into the protein MQASDPITRHLPGDLAVWFFIFAELAVFGILFIGFGVARSLDPETFSAGRQVLHPWTGLVNTIGLITASYLVAVAVHRLRHRQPGITLLLWGAIAASCIYTFGKLWEYADLYGSGYNLGTDTFFMFYFFLTFFHFMHVILGQIILVVLAVKVKRGDYNGDDMNGMESGASYWHMVDLVWLVLFPMLYVLA
- a CDS encoding VWA domain-containing protein encodes the protein MEEWVGFKWHEYITRQAMGEFPEHAVHLKDEARTLGVLFRALGGDPALSLVTAEPRHFRTRRRFLQKLAGTHKKFELAWRDEQSLRLPERLALFPSKKVNRDLYLWLAALASLGELTDSDWLTGNQAMVQTLLATWPGLEPVYQRLVRHTLQWRPTPDSLPAAEGRREEAIRRALIDPGSVETLPRAESDPWPVIIWLYPTLALGKVTGQIIGDDNLTSTPGGLAKKRKRRRAERVDAFDKDQGLMLFRLESLFSWSEFIPVDRASDDTKEDDADAVADDMDMISVSKDRREASSAIKFDLDLPSEENDDLHLGPGIHLPEWDWRSQSYRENFCCLQPMLSKESIPTRLPDHLSQSATRLRRQFSALKPLRQWERRQTEGEELDMDACMEREVQHRRGTGVIDQKLFRRCKQNQRDLACLILADISMSTDTFINNSQRVIDIARDGLQLLSEALQASRDPFAIFAFSSRRRDHVRFHHIKAFDEPYNDISRGRIQALEPGYYTRMGAAIRQATRLLQGRHEHQKILLLLTDGKPNDLDLYEGRYGVEDTRMAVQEAHKAGLTPFCVTIDDDANEYLPYVFGSNHFVVIKDPVQLPLQLPKLYMNLTR
- a CDS encoding 4Fe-4S binding protein; translation: MHEQTLPNKDTLQKKRLLTRTAFFGLFLLAPVLNIFRYDLTETHFILFGFPLSFNLELAWVSQSSPAEVAGQILFWFILPITLLVPLVLWIAWKWGRIYCGWLCPHFSVVETINHLMTRITGRPTLYEALKKGRRGKALHWAGLTLACALIGFSWALAMLSYLLPPIPLYTDLVTGNLALYPAIFLAVATSLFTLDFLFARHLFCKYGCAFGVVQSIAWMTNGKGKVVTFDTERAAACRDCTKACDEACPMRLPTRSHKRAKFTCTQCLQCVSACREVQKNNPEGSLLSWEPGEPGKQTVLIPVRQVDPSPRQQSA
- a CDS encoding cbb3-type cytochrome c oxidase subunit I, which gives rise to MKYESQRVAMPYFIFALVLFAGQILFGLILGLQYVVGDFLFPEIPFNVARMVHTNLLIVWLLFGFMGATYYMVPEEAQTELHSPLLAWILFWVFAVAGTLTILGYLFVDYATLADVTMNKLLPTMGREFLEQPTITKIGIALVVVGFLYNIMMTALKGRKTVVNIVLITGLIGLAALWMFSFYNPGNLTLDKYFWWFVVHLWVEGVWELIMGAILAYVLIKLTGVDREVIEKWLYVIIAMALITGIIGTGHHFFWIGPPEYWLWLGSVFSALEPLPFFMMVIFAFNMINRRRRNHPNKAAMLWAMGTAVMAFLGAGVWGFLHTLAPVNYYTHGSQITAAHGHMAFYGAYVMIVLTIISYAVPIMRGRPYGNSNTAQIVEMWGFWLMTISMVFITLFLTGAGVLQVWLQRLPESGEALSFMATQDNIALFYWARLIAGCFFMAGLVVYFGSFFIQGQASPAEEVRGPATQDA
- a CDS encoding cytochrome c, producing MAERFTKSMARNIYLGGSAFFILLFLALTLDTQVRAMPERDNRDQLTDQVVRGKHVWENNNCVGCHSLMGEGAYFAPELANVFDRRGGGNSEVFKAYMNAWMNSMPTNVPGRRQMPNFNLTVQEIEDLSAFLEWTSKIDDNDWPPNIEG
- a CDS encoding AEC family transporter gives rise to the protein MAAAFALFLKLIPLYVTVTLGWIAGRYLEASGKHIAGIMLYIMTPSVVFAGVMAAPLSAEVILLPFLTFTMCCVIGFVHLVIAKRIITDDSASLIPLSVGTGNTGYFGIPVALLLFGQEGLALYIVCMLGTTLFENSVGFYLAARGRYSLKDALVRVARLPSVYAFVLAVMLNLSGFSIPDVFTPLFDNLRGAYSILGMMIIGMGILSFRGLAGNLRFTGLAFFGKFVSWPIAAMAFWWLDASFFGIYNLAVYQAFFLISITPIAANTVVIATLLDTAPKQAAGTALLSTLFALAFIPVMVALVIP
- a CDS encoding ferritin-like domain-containing protein gives rise to the protein MNTSKDTAGGKQPFLSDIKNIRERARANMRDGAITDGYKADRETVIKILNEALATEIVCVLRYKHHYYAADGLNAEAVAQEFLEHAQQEQEHADQIAERIAQLGGKPNFSPDSLSTRSHSEYIEGDTLKEMIEEDLVAERIAIDSYREIIQYLGDKDPTTRRLMEEILAVEEEHADDMAGLLQDYD
- a CDS encoding cation transporter, yielding MACSCSAPEPKSPAPGFRKALWIALWVNLAMFLVEGYASLQSGSVSLLADAIDFFGDSANYLLSLSVLSMGMLWRGRAAMVKGITMTVFGFAVLGRAIWVMQNDITPEPLTMGAVGLLALVANMGVAIMLFKFREGDSDMRSVWLCSRNDAIGNVAVMVAALGVFGTGTAWPDLIVAAIMGSLAITAGISVVRHARSDIAQGKVAAAAYNG
- the cadR gene encoding Cd(II)/Pb(II)-responsive transcriptional regulator, which produces MKIGEISKTTGIPVETIRYYEKIGLVPEPERQASGYRHYRQSHLDRLLFIKRCRNLDMAQDEIRELIRLADQPDADCSEVDALLARHLSHVRERLQELARLEDTLEQLQRACSEGRTVSECGILGGLTSEPAVDQRAGNHNHIPGTHGGR
- a CDS encoding sensor histidine kinase gives rise to the protein MHWIDPRRSIRRSLLTLLLPAAIALMVAAWIVHGLLLERMARGFVEDRLQDEVAFLEHQLRQSGPEEIRNIAEGDYFEEVFHHAFALLIGSQVHSSPAQWSRVLEPLLSEVETGLVHRTDPQPEDSIADFLAYRKALTLNGEIVVIVVAEDLGHLQQSQQELHLWTAVVSAILLVLLILAIWMAIRLSLSSVNRIQHGLTSLQTGAINRLDVDAPAEFQPLISQLNLLLDTLDQRLSRSRDALANLSHSVKTPVSAIRQVLEDDTRALDPEMRQQLAQRLSDIDRQLESEMRRSRFAGPQAGKAAKPVSQARDLLWMLGRLYPEKNFELETELGPETRWPIEEHDLNEILGNLVDNAGKWARKSAELSLNESAEQLIIKVEDDGPGVGVDALPTLGTRGVRLDEQTPGHGLGLAIVREITDRYGGNLSFSIGTRGGLRVTVSMPRGSRP